The Paenibacillus uliginis N3/975 genome has a window encoding:
- a CDS encoding SF0329 family protein, translating into MSWSKLKQQLESFLSPALNGRVEYRATSYRYLPDKSGICYLAVDKKNVLNMSDTTGSIRWYQTEQEIKNDPDIQIPINNDEIEAIRKDTKGTVPEDRLKVIARSRKISELAKELLSAQAALSKSNFVLVATTFLSISIDESLESNDILLNILALVDRRVGKKRILNMAEKMKLKHPIVQYFYELRRSTL; encoded by the coding sequence ATGTCCTGGAGCAAATTAAAGCAACAACTGGAGAGCTTTCTCTCTCCTGCGTTAAATGGAAGGGTCGAATACCGGGCAACCAGTTATCGTTATCTACCTGATAAATCCGGAATTTGTTATCTTGCAGTAGATAAAAAGAACGTACTCAATATGAGTGATACAACTGGCTCAATCAGATGGTATCAGACGGAGCAGGAAATTAAGAATGATCCGGACATCCAAATTCCTATCAACAATGATGAAATTGAAGCGATCAGAAAGGATACGAAGGGGACCGTTCCCGAGGATCGTCTTAAAGTCATTGCAAGAAGCAGAAAAATTTCAGAACTTGCAAAAGAGCTTTTGTCAGCACAGGCCGCATTAAGTAAATCAAATTTTGTCCTAGTAGCTACTACGTTTTTATCGATTTCTATAGATGAAAGCTTGGAGAGTAATGATATTTTATTGAATATTTTAGCTTTGGTGGACAGACGAGTTGGCAAAAAGCGAATTTTAAACATGGCCGAGAAGATGAAGTTAAAGCATCCAATTGTGCAGTATTTTTATGAACTACGGCGCAGTACGTTATGA